The genomic interval TGGCACCGCCATATGGAATATCTACCACCGCACATTTCCAGGTCATCCAGGCAGCAAGGGCACGTACTTCATCCAGGTTTACGCCCATATCCAGCCGGATTCCCCCTTTGGCCGGACCTAAAATATTGGAATGGATTACCCGGTAGCCTTCAAACACGCGAATGGTGCCATCATCCATGGTAATCGGTAAACCTACAATTACCTGTTTGGCAGGCACTTTTAAAATATAATACATTTGTTCGTCTATGCCTAACAGCTGTGCAGCCAGGTCAAATCTGGACATCATGGACTCCAATGGATTTTCTTTATCCTTTATTGGTGCCGGTTCAATATATCCCATAAAGATTTGCTTAAAATTTGAATAAAATATTGTTGTTGGTGTAAGTAAATTATACGCAAATGTAGGAGTTTTCGGTCCGCTTTTATTACTAAACTAAGATTTTTCTTGACTTATTGGAGATGATGTAATAAAAACACGGATATTGTTTTCCTGCCAGTAATTTAGAAATACTCTGCTGATTTGTAAGGTTTAATAAGTATATTTTATGTGCCTGCAAACTTATTATTTATAAAGTACAGTCAAACACCTATGATAGTGTTAATACCTAAAACCAGATGTAAACATAGCAGATCTATCCTGATTCATATCCATTTATGAACCTATTTTAATTCGATCATTCTTCTGCCATCACCTTACTTTGTAATTAATATTTTACTATACAAACCAAACCGCCCCAAAGCCGTTTGTACCCATGCACTGAACTTATTAATAATATGTATTATCACTACATAGCGTATGCCGCCTTTTGCTGCTTATTGATTTTTGTTTTCTACAGATGGGCTACCCGGAAACAACGGAGAAGAAAACAGGTGCTACTACAGGAATTTCCTGTAGCCTGGCGACCGATTCTGGAAAACAGAGTCGGTTTTTATTTGACTTTGTCTGACCAGAAAAAGAAAAAATTTGAGAAACTCATCCAGCAGTTTATAGCCGAAAAAAGGATAATTGGCATCAAAACAGAAGTAGACGATACCATCCGGGTACTGGTGGCTGCCAGTGCCATCATTCCGATTTTCGGATTCGACAACTGGGAGTATGGTAACCTGGGCGAAGTATTTGTAACGCCTGGTGCGGTTGACACCCAGAAAGTGGATGAGCAGGTACAGAACATTATTGCCGGGCAGGTACGACCCTTTCAGAACCAGCATTATATGATCCTTTCGAAGAGTTCGCTGGAGCAAGGGTTCAACAATATGAAAGACCGCAGCAATGTAGGAATTCATGAGTTTGCGCACCTGCTGGATGAGGCCGATGGAGAAATTGATGGAATTCCGAAAGCTTACTTACCACCCGAACTTATCCAGCCCTGGACTGATCTGATGCAACGCAAGATGCAGGAAATCAAAGACGGGGAAAACAACATAAACACCTATGGAGCTACCAGTCCGGCGGAATTTTTTGCCGTCGTTACCGAATACTTTTTTGAAGACCCGGTCCGCTTGCAGAAGAATCATCCGAATTTATACCGGATGCTTACTAAAACTTTCCAGCAGAATCCCCGCAAAAGGTATGATCTGAATTTTAGAGAATTGCTTAACCCTAATTACCGGAAAATGGACCGGAATGCGCCTTGTCCCTGTGGAAGTGGCGAAAAATACAAAAAATGCTGCTGGCAACAGAGCCATACCTGATTTAAGTCATTAGTCTCTGGTATGTAGTCTTTATAAAGAGGATGAATTGATTGCAGAACCCGTCACCATTATAGCATGTAAGAATAAGCAACTCACAATAAATCAGTAAAACCATATTCCCTTATAAGTAGTATAGGTACTGGGGAAATAATTCTAACATTTCTTCACACATACCTTTATGGAATCTATTATTTCAGAAACCCTTTCGCCGGTTGAATTTGCGAAAGAAGCCGGTTTGCGCTATATCACCGATAATATATCTGGGTTCACCAGAATTACGAGAAGAAAAAAATACATCTATCTGGATACCGGAAATAAAGAGATTTCAGATGAAAAAATCATTACCCGGATCGAATCACTGAAAATTCCGCATGTATGGGAGCAGGTATGGATCTGTCCTTCGCCAAATGGACATTTACAGGCAACAGGCATCGACAGCAAAGGCCGCAAACAATACCGGTATCATACCAAATGGCAGCATTCCCGCAACAGCAATAAGTTCAGTAAAATGCGCTCCTTTGGGCAAGCATTATCTACATTGCGGGAAAAAATTGACCATGATATTGAAGAAAATGCTTTTTCCAGAGATAAAATGCTGGCATTAGTGGTAAGCTTACTCGACAATACCCTGATCCGGATTGGAAACAAATATTATGAAAAATCCAATAAGTCATACGGGTTAACCACCTTGCGGAATAAGCATGTGAAAATTGATGGAAAAGAAGTAAAAATCTCGTTTGTGGGAAAGAAAAACGTGGCCCAGGAAGTGGTACTCAGCGACAAACGGCTTGTGAAACTGGTAAAAAAATGTAAAGAATTGCCAGGGCATCAGTTGTTCCAGTATTATGATGAGGAAGGACACAAACATCCTATTAGTTCAGATGATGTGAATGACTACCTGCGTGAAAACACCGGACTTGATCTGACGGCAAAGGATTTCAGAACGTGGGGTGGTTCAACGGCTGCCGTAAAGAAACTGCTGGAACAACCCAGGCCGGAAGATGAAAAAGAAATACAAAAGAAACTAACTGAAGCGGTGAAGTATGTAGCGAGCAAACTGGGAAATACAGTCGCTGTTTGCCGTAATTATTATGTTCATCCTATTGTGCTGGAAACTTATGCAGAAGGAAAGCTAACGGAAGCTATACCGGATGCCGCCGAAAAAAAGGAACAGGAAAATAAATGGCTGCAACCTGAAGAAATTATATTCCTCAATCTGCTGGAAAGTTAAAATAGAAAAAATTACTCGCTCTTTTTCAGGGCTATAATTTCATCCATGAGTTTTTCTGCTTCGGCTGTTTTGAAGGCAAACGCTTTTAAGTCGCCGGAACGTTGAATGTCTCTGGCTTCCTGCATCAATTGCTGGTACTTTTTTTCCAGTTGCGCTTTTTTGTCTTTTTTACCGAATAATCCGAACATAATTTCTGCTGAGTTATGGTTCTATAACCTTTGCTTGCCGCCTTTGTTTAAAATTTTTCTGAGGTATTATCCGGCTGTTGTAGCATATTCTGTTTAGCAATAGCTTTGTATGATATGCAAATTTGGAATGAACCCGTTTCTACACCCCTACAACTCATCCGGGATGAAATTACAGAAAAAGCCGGAATAGCTTTATATCTGAAACGGGAAGATCTGATTCATTTGCAGGTATCCGGGAATAAGTGGCGGAAACTCAAATACAATCTGCTGGAAGCAAGTAAACAGGGCAAACATACCTTACTTACATTCGGAGGGGCTTTTTCTAACCATATTTATGCGGTAGCTGCTGCCGGTAAGATTTCCGGTTTTCGTACCATTGGATTGATCCGGGGAGAAGAACACATGCCTTTGAACCATACATTGGCCTTTGCCATAGAGTCAGGCATGCAATTACATTATATCAGCCGCGAACAATATCGTCATAAACAGGAACCGGCCTTTCTGAAAGGTTTGCAGGAAAAATTTGGTGACTATTACCTTATTCCTGAAGGAGGAAGCAATGCCATGGCAGTCAAAGGATGTACAGAAATCATCGCAGATATTTATATTTCCTATGACTATCTCTGTTGCCCTTGTGGCACCGGAGGCACCCTAGCCGGATTGATTGCCGGAACAACTGATACGAATCAAACTATTATGGGTTTTTCAGCCTTAAAAGGAGGAACCTTTTTAACCGGAGAAATAAACGAATTATTAACTGCCTATAGGCAACTGGAACCACATCATACAGGTACTACTGCTTCATGGTTCATTCAAACCGATTACCACTTTGGAGGGTATGCCAAAACTACCCCAGTTTTACTGGACTTTATCCGCTGGTTTGAACACACACATGCTATACCTTTAGAACAAGTGTATACCGGAAAAATGATGTTTGGCCTCTATGATTTGATGAAGAAGGGATATTTTAAACGGGGAGAAACCATTATTGCTGTTCATACCGGTGGTTTACAAGGCAGAATGCCTGCTTTAGATGCATCCTGAACAACGAAAAGATACAAATGCCGTAATGGGTATCGTCAATAGTCATTAGTTAGCGGTGATAGAGTAGCTTGCTTTATAATTGCTTACTTCGAATGATTATACCTATAACTCAATCAAACCTGCTATGGAAACGCTTAAAATTATGTATCTACGACTGGCGAAAGCTACTTTAATCACTGCTTTGCTGTTTACTTTTGCCTGTGATGCCAAAACAGGCGATAGTGCAGGTGAAGAAAACCGGGAAAATCCAACCTTAGACAAAGCTACTGGTGAAGGTTCTCCTACTTCCAGAGAAGACAATGCGGATGAAAACCCAAATGGAACCATTACAGCCGATTCACTCAATACCGATTCTTCCAGCATCAAAGTGGATAACAATCAGTAATGAATAGGGTAGGGAGAGTAAAAATGACCACTTTGCTACGCATGTAAGGGTTTGTCAGGGCCGTACATCTTATAGCTGAAAATCTTCCCTGATCAGAAGAAAAGGCATAATTCTACTTCCTATGTAGTAAAAGTTAGTCTGTCAGATAGGGAAAGATTTGTACTTTATGGAGCAGATACGTCCAAATATTTGAGAAAAACTTTCGTTGACAAAGGAAAACTTACAATCTTGCGGTTCATCATCCAATACTATAGGCAGCAAATGATTGTTATTTAGCCATCTCAGGGCTAAATTAAGAACTATGTCAGTAAATAAATATCTTTTTCGCACCCATATTATTGGCTCATACTTGCCATCTATTTGCCTGGCTATCCTGTTATTGTGTATACTTTCTCCGGTTAAGGCACAGTACGGCACAGGAAATCTGGAAAAGATCAAAAAGCTGGAAGGCCGTACCTTAATTGTGGTGGAAGAAGAAGTTTCGGCCAGAATTGTTAAAATTCTCAAAACCAAACGTAACCCAGACCAGCTGGACCGGTACCAGAAAAAAATAGCGGCTTACAATGCTGCGTTACATGAGGCTGTAGAAAAGTTCTGGAAATTTAATACGCCGGTGGTTTACAAGACTTTCAGTGAGGCAGAAAAACTATTTAAATCTAAGGACTACGCCGTATTATTCTGTGCTACCTACGAGAATAACAAAAGGGTAGGGGAAAGTGGCGCTAAAATGTTGCAGGGGATTGCCTGGTCGTATCAGGATGTAAATGTTAAACGGGATTACTGGGATAAGTATACGGTGATGCAAATACGCCTGATTGAAGAACTCAATAAGCCAGAACCTGTTTTCAGCCAGAACCTATCTAATGTGTTCCCGGAAAAATCGGATATTGTGTTTGGCTTGCAGGCTTTACAGCAATATGCTTGTTCTGAAAAAAATTCCAAAGACCTGAGTTTTAAAAAAGCAATGCAGGTTTCATCAGATGACCTTTCCTCAAAAACTTTGCTATTGAAACAGGAGTGGATTCATACCTCATTGTCGGAAACGGAAGTAAAATCTATTTATCCGTATAATGTACAGATTTCGGATGGAGCTACCTTCAATAACCTGGTGATGCAGGCCGACTCCGGCTATGCCTATGTGCAAATTATTCCCCAGATCGCTTCTACCAAAAACAGGATTAAAATTCAATACCTGCATGTAATTATGGATGCCACCGATGGAAAAATTCTGGGTCTTTCTTCGCCTGGAATGTCAGATGGGACTAAGATCATAACCAAAGCGAATCTGAAAGATTATCTGCACTCGGTAAAGCACAAAGATGCAAAAGCAGCCAATCAATAAACATTATCATCAGTCAATAGTCATTAGG from Rhodocytophaga rosea carries:
- a CDS encoding DNA topoisomerase IB produces the protein MESIISETLSPVEFAKEAGLRYITDNISGFTRITRRKKYIYLDTGNKEISDEKIITRIESLKIPHVWEQVWICPSPNGHLQATGIDSKGRKQYRYHTKWQHSRNSNKFSKMRSFGQALSTLREKIDHDIEENAFSRDKMLALVVSLLDNTLIRIGNKYYEKSNKSYGLTTLRNKHVKIDGKEVKISFVGKKNVAQEVVLSDKRLVKLVKKCKELPGHQLFQYYDEEGHKHPISSDDVNDYLRENTGLDLTAKDFRTWGGSTAAVKKLLEQPRPEDEKEIQKKLTEAVKYVASKLGNTVAVCRNYYVHPIVLETYAEGKLTEAIPDAAEKKEQENKWLQPEEIIFLNLLES
- a CDS encoding zinc-dependent peptidase; amino-acid sequence: MYYHYIAYAAFCCLLIFVFYRWATRKQRRRKQVLLQEFPVAWRPILENRVGFYLTLSDQKKKKFEKLIQQFIAEKRIIGIKTEVDDTIRVLVAASAIIPIFGFDNWEYGNLGEVFVTPGAVDTQKVDEQVQNIIAGQVRPFQNQHYMILSKSSLEQGFNNMKDRSNVGIHEFAHLLDEADGEIDGIPKAYLPPELIQPWTDLMQRKMQEIKDGENNINTYGATSPAEFFAVVTEYFFEDPVRLQKNHPNLYRMLTKTFQQNPRKRYDLNFRELLNPNYRKMDRNAPCPCGSGEKYKKCCWQQSHT
- a CDS encoding 1-aminocyclopropane-1-carboxylate deaminase/D-cysteine desulfhydrase gives rise to the protein MQIWNEPVSTPLQLIRDEITEKAGIALYLKREDLIHLQVSGNKWRKLKYNLLEASKQGKHTLLTFGGAFSNHIYAVAAAGKISGFRTIGLIRGEEHMPLNHTLAFAIESGMQLHYISREQYRHKQEPAFLKGLQEKFGDYYLIPEGGSNAMAVKGCTEIIADIYISYDYLCCPCGTGGTLAGLIAGTTDTNQTIMGFSALKGGTFLTGEINELLTAYRQLEPHHTGTTASWFIQTDYHFGGYAKTTPVLLDFIRWFEHTHAIPLEQVYTGKMMFGLYDLMKKGYFKRGETIIAVHTGGLQGRMPALDAS
- a CDS encoding DUF6435 family protein, yielding MFGLFGKKDKKAQLEKKYQQLMQEARDIQRSGDLKAFAFKTAEAEKLMDEIIALKKSE